One Candidatus Schekmanbacteria bacterium DNA segment encodes these proteins:
- a CDS encoding OmpA family protein, producing the protein MRSNRNKRLIHVDEKSSFHDSSNGLRWLLTYADLITLLLIFFIIMYSISTTNANRFIKFVKVVKNGFSVFPQSDESIYYMKDFTNRTPSEGDDIANYLTEEINFMKLKENLTKNLKKEMQSGEITLTNESRGLNLKITDLILFNLGQSELTEPAKKVLSKIAESIGKVSNKIIVEGHTDNIPIHSDLFPSNWELSTSRATNVVRYFIESCHITPNRFSASGYAQYKPIVDNSTTLGNQKNRRVEIIILPSSDSA; encoded by the coding sequence ATGAGATCGAACAGAAATAAAAGACTAATACATGTTGACGAAAAAAGCTCTTTCCATGATAGTTCAAATGGATTGAGATGGTTACTTACTTATGCTGACCTGATAACGCTATTACTTATTTTTTTTATTATTATGTATTCGATTTCAACTACTAATGCTAATCGTTTTATAAAGTTTGTAAAAGTAGTTAAAAATGGGTTTTCTGTTTTTCCACAATCAGATGAATCAATTTACTATATGAAAGATTTTACAAATAGAACCCCTTCTGAAGGTGATGATATTGCAAATTATCTTACTGAAGAGATTAATTTCATGAAACTTAAAGAGAACCTAACAAAAAATCTTAAGAAAGAAATGCAATCTGGTGAAATAACGCTGACAAATGAGAGCCGTGGACTCAATCTTAAGATAACAGATTTGATTTTATTTAATTTAGGTCAATCCGAGCTGACCGAGCCCGCAAAAAAAGTTCTATCCAAAATAGCGGAATCTATAGGAAAAGTTTCAAATAAAATTATAGTTGAAGGTCACACTGATAATATCCCAATTCATTCAGACTTATTCCCTTCGAATTGGGAATTGTCAACATCAAGAGCGACGAATGTAGTTAGATATTTCATTGAGAGTTGCCACATTACCCCTAACAGGTTTTCAGCAAGTGGTTATGCGCAATATAAGCCAATTGTAGATAATAGTACAACTTTAGGAAATCAAAAAAATAGAAGGGTTGAAATTATTATTTTACCATCATCCGATAGTGCATGA
- a CDS encoding EscU/YscU/HrcU family type III secretion system export apparatus switch protein, with protein MSTQKKAVALNYNPEKSSVPKVSAKGIGVLADRLIKIAIEHKVPIKEDPVLVEILTKLDIGENIPDELFKIVAEILAFIYLENGKFEDFINTPSRK; from the coding sequence ATGTCTACTCAAAAGAAAGCAGTTGCGCTAAATTATAACCCTGAAAAATCTTCAGTCCCTAAAGTTTCAGCTAAAGGAATAGGGGTTCTAGCTGATAGATTAATTAAAATAGCTATAGAACACAAAGTTCCAATAAAAGAGGACCCTGTTCTCGTAGAAATTCTTACAAAATTAGACATAGGTGAGAATATCCCAGACGAGTTGTTTAAGATAGTTGCAGAAATATTAGCGTTTATTTATTTGGAAAATGGAAAATTTGAAGATTTCATAAATACTCCAAGCCGAAAATAA